Proteins encoded within one genomic window of Jiangella mangrovi:
- a CDS encoding YbhB/YbcL family Raf kinase inhibitor-like protein, which produces MSLERPTPPDPYTLLPAVASMTLTSDDVSDGEQLAADFISAGAGGANLSPQLSWSGAPDGTRSYAVTCFDPDAPTPSGFWHWVVADIPVTTTSLARGAGLPYPAFAVRNDAGTTEYSGAAPPQGDVPHRYFFVVHAVDVETLGVDGDASPAVVSFNLAFHTLARGMVVPVYSH; this is translated from the coding sequence ATGTCGCTCGAACGTCCCACCCCGCCCGACCCGTACACCCTGCTCCCGGCCGTCGCCTCCATGACTCTGACCAGCGACGATGTCAGCGACGGCGAGCAACTGGCGGCTGACTTCATCTCGGCGGGTGCCGGCGGGGCCAATCTCTCGCCCCAGCTGTCGTGGTCCGGCGCGCCCGACGGCACCCGCAGTTACGCCGTCACGTGCTTCGATCCCGACGCGCCGACGCCGAGCGGCTTCTGGCACTGGGTCGTCGCGGACATTCCGGTCACGACGACGTCGCTGGCGCGTGGTGCGGGCCTCCCCTACCCCGCGTTCGCCGTCCGCAACGACGCCGGCACGACGGAGTACTCCGGCGCCGCCCCGCCACAGGGCGACGTGCCGCACCGGTACTTCTTCGTCGTCCACGCGGTCGACGTCGAGACGCTGGGGGTCGACGGCGACGCCTCGCCCGCCGTCGTCTCGTTCAACCTGGCGTTCCACACGCTGGCGCGCGGCATGGTGGTGCCGGTCTACTCGCACTGA